One Aspergillus oryzae RIB40 DNA, chromosome 2 genomic window carries:
- a CDS encoding mitochondrial 54S ribosomal protein uL2m (mitochondrial/chloroplast ribosomal protein L2), whose amino-acid sequence MLQPRLALTGLRLPFRCLPSVSSRSYSSVVHEKETPPTESSTSTFDPSIAFAPPPTRDDAGVLIRSYKPRTPGIRHLRRPINDHLWKGRPVQKLTFPKRGQSKGGRNNTGRVTIRHRGGGHKRRIRIVDFARTAPGPHLVERIEHDPGRSAHIALVRSQETQRLSYILAAEGMRAGDVVQSYMSGIPEDLWKSMGGVVDPGVLAARTAWRGNCLPLHMIPVGTLIFNVGLRPNKGGQLCRSAGTFATVIAKGSNTQAAQNEQAQEDGAEKKPLSQREQQKQERVAQHITIRLQSGEVRLIHKDCCATVGVASNPNYQYSQLGKAGRSRWLNIRPTVRGLAMNAMDHPHGGGRGKSKGNVDPKSPWGLPIQYGIWKEVSVLVN is encoded by the exons ATGCTTCAACCTCGATTGGCCTTGACGGGCCTTCGCCTTCCGTTCAGATGCCTGCCTTCGGTGTCTTCTAGGTCCTACTCAAGTGTCGTGCACGAAAAAGAGACTCCCCCGACGGAGTCTTCGACGTCAACTTTCGACCCAAGCATTGCTTTTGCTCCCCCTCCTACGCGAGATGATGCAGGCGTTCTCATTCGATCTTATAAGCCCCGGACTCCCGGTATTCGGCATTTGCGGAGGCCGATCAACGATCACCTCTGGAAAGGACGGCCAGTACAGAAGTTGACGTTTCCCAAGCGAGGACAAAGTAAGGGTGGTCGTAACAACACTGGCCGAGTAACCATCCGCCATCGTGGTGGTGGCCACAAACGCCGTATTCGAATCGTCGATTTTGCACGAACCGCTCCTGGTCCTCATTTGGTGGAACGAATCGAACATGACCCTGGCCGAAGCGCTCACATCGCGTTGGTCCGCAGTCAAGAAACCCAGCGCCTGAGCTACATTCTGGCCGCGGAAGGAATGAGAGCTGGTGATGTTGTTCAGAGTTATATGTCCGGTATCCCTGAAGACCTGTGGAAAAGTATGGGAGGTGTCGTGGATCCTGGTGTGCTCGCCGCAAGGACTGCTTGGAGAGGAAACTGCTTGCCATTACACATGATTCCCGTTGGTACATTGATATTCAATGTCGGCTTGCGGCCGAACAAGGGTGGCCAGCTCTGCCGTAGCGCCGGTACTTTTGCAACCGTCATTGCGAAGGGCAGCAATACTCAGGCTGCACAGAACGAGCAGgctcaagaagatggtgccgagaagaagcccTTGTCCCAGCgcgagcagcagaagcaggaaCGTGTTGCGCAGCATATCACCATTCGTCTTCAAAGTGGTGAAGTTCGCTTGATTCATAAGGATTGCTGCGCGACCGTCGGCGTGGCCAGCAACCCGAACTACCAGTACAGCCAGCTCGGAAAGGCTGGCCGATCGCGCTGGCTGAACATTCGTCCTACTGTCCGTGGTCTTGCCATGAACGCCATGGACCATCCCCATGGTGGTGGACGAGGAAAGTCCAAGGGTAACGTTGATCCGAAGAGTCCTTGGGGTCTTCCG ATTCAATATGGAATATGGAAAGAGGTTTCTGTTTTAGTAAATTGA